In one Brevibacillus composti genomic region, the following are encoded:
- a CDS encoding YphA family membrane protein yields MNEGTLAVLIQWCFLCLVWMGLYDRELTRWGMSRPLALAVVAAFLVCSFVSWKLSFLPSVQVYISGFLLPFLCAGWLYSRIPGRRKRLYLVIGGCMGTLLFWFRWLLFTDPILAFWDVRWMLPACAFFAALTVSRSALIQLFLLLFALPISDLLYTVYEWRLAGFGQIGNEYAQDLLWSALSLSAVCAAVLTLIRRLFRLKDPEASRTDQNQ; encoded by the coding sequence ATGAACGAAGGTACGCTAGCAGTCCTCATTCAGTGGTGTTTTCTTTGTCTCGTCTGGATGGGTCTCTACGATCGGGAGCTGACCCGTTGGGGGATGAGCCGTCCGTTAGCCTTGGCCGTGGTCGCGGCGTTTCTGGTCTGCAGCTTTGTCAGTTGGAAGCTTTCTTTTTTGCCCTCTGTTCAGGTTTACATCAGCGGTTTTCTTCTGCCTTTTCTCTGCGCAGGTTGGCTCTACTCGCGCATCCCGGGCAGGCGGAAGAGACTGTATCTCGTGATTGGCGGGTGTATGGGCACGCTGTTGTTCTGGTTTCGCTGGCTGCTGTTTACCGATCCGATTCTGGCTTTTTGGGATGTGCGCTGGATGCTGCCCGCCTGTGCGTTTTTTGCCGCCCTAACAGTGAGCCGCTCCGCGCTGATCCAACTGTTTTTGCTGCTTTTCGCCTTGCCGATCAGTGATCTTCTCTACACGGTCTACGAGTGGAGATTGGCCGGCTTTGGCCAGATCGGCAATGAGTACGCACAGGATTTGTTGTGGAGCGCCCTTTCCCTCTCTGCCGTATGTGCGGCGGTTTTGACGTTGATTCGGCGGCTTTTCCGCCTGAAAGACCCGGAAGCCTCCCGCACGGATCAGAACCAGTAA